The following are from one region of the Rhizobacter sp. AJA081-3 genome:
- a CDS encoding ABC transporter substrate-binding protein, whose amino-acid sequence MKFPTHLALVAACVASLALPAAAQTAGPIKVGLMLPATGTFAALGDMIEKGFKLHVQEQGGKLAGREIQYFRVDDESDPSKATDNVNKLIKRDQVDVLVGTVHSGVALAMAKAAKESNTLLIVPNAGADAITGPMCGPNIVRSSFSNWQPGYSTGVVAAQKGYKRAMTITWNYAAGLETVKGFTEAFEKGGGKVIKDLSLPFPGVEFQALLTEIAAQKPDVVFAFFAGGGAVKFVKDYDAAGLKKAVPLFGSGFLTDGTLEAQGASAQGLFTTLHYADSLDIPKNNAFRKSFALTYKQNADVYAVQGYDAAQLLAAGLNAVKGDMGKRDAMLAAMRKATVDSPRGKFTLSAGGNPVQDMYLREAKGPNNEYRAVAVKALADPARGCKL is encoded by the coding sequence ATGAAATTCCCGACCCACCTTGCCCTGGTCGCCGCGTGCGTCGCCAGCCTCGCCCTCCCGGCCGCCGCCCAGACGGCCGGCCCGATCAAGGTCGGCCTGATGCTGCCGGCCACCGGCACCTTCGCCGCCCTGGGCGACATGATCGAGAAGGGCTTCAAGCTGCACGTGCAGGAGCAGGGCGGCAAGCTCGCCGGCCGCGAGATCCAGTACTTCCGCGTCGACGACGAGAGCGATCCTTCCAAGGCCACAGACAACGTCAACAAGCTGATCAAGCGCGACCAGGTCGACGTGCTCGTGGGCACGGTGCACTCGGGCGTGGCGCTGGCCATGGCCAAGGCCGCCAAGGAAAGCAACACGCTGCTGATCGTGCCCAACGCCGGCGCCGATGCGATCACCGGGCCGATGTGCGGCCCGAACATCGTGCGCAGCAGCTTCAGCAACTGGCAGCCGGGTTACTCCACCGGCGTGGTGGCAGCCCAGAAGGGCTACAAGCGCGCCATGACCATCACCTGGAACTACGCCGCCGGGCTGGAGACGGTCAAGGGCTTCACCGAAGCCTTCGAGAAGGGCGGCGGCAAGGTCATCAAGGACCTGAGCCTGCCCTTCCCCGGCGTGGAGTTCCAGGCCCTGCTCACCGAGATCGCGGCGCAGAAGCCCGACGTGGTGTTCGCCTTCTTCGCCGGCGGTGGCGCCGTCAAGTTCGTCAAGGACTACGACGCCGCGGGCCTGAAGAAGGCCGTGCCGCTGTTCGGCTCGGGCTTCCTGACCGACGGCACGCTGGAGGCGCAGGGCGCCTCGGCGCAGGGCCTGTTCACCACGCTGCACTACGCCGACAGCCTGGACATCCCGAAGAACAACGCCTTCCGCAAGAGCTTCGCTCTGACCTACAAGCAGAACGCCGACGTCTACGCCGTGCAGGGCTACGACGCAGCGCAGCTGCTCGCCGCCGGCCTGAACGCCGTGAAGGGCGACATGGGCAAGCGAGACGCGATGCTCGCCGCCATGCGCAAGGCGACGGTGGACAGCCCGCGCGGCAAGTTCACTCTCTCGGCCGGCGGCAACCCGGTTCAGGACATGTACCTGCGCGAGGCCAAGGGGCCGAACAACGAGTACCGCGCGGTGGCGGTGAAGGCGCTGGCCGACCCGGCGCGCGGCTGCAAGCTGTAA
- a CDS encoding branched-chain amino acid ABC transporter permease, which yields MDFATFLVQCLNAVQYGLLLFLVASGLTLIFGIMGVINLAHGSFYMIGAYLAFVLAPYFGDWYLTKLLAGVVLAAVFGYLLEWAFFSFLYQREHLQQVLMTYALILVFEELRSMLVGNDVHGVQAPSWLAGGFKLGELMSYPWYRVFASVACIVLALALYGVVNRTRLGMMIRAGASNRDMVRGLGIDIQRLYRIVFAGGVALAALAGMIAAPLSSVYPGMGGSVLIICFVVVVIGGIGSITGALVASLLVGFVDTFGKVFFAEYSGIGVYLLMAVILVWRPEGLMRRSF from the coding sequence GTGGACTTCGCCACCTTCCTCGTCCAGTGCCTGAATGCCGTCCAGTACGGCCTGCTGCTGTTCCTCGTGGCCAGCGGCCTGACGCTGATCTTCGGGATCATGGGCGTCATCAACCTGGCGCACGGCAGCTTCTACATGATCGGGGCCTACCTGGCCTTCGTGCTGGCGCCCTACTTCGGCGACTGGTACCTGACCAAGCTGCTGGCGGGCGTGGTGCTCGCGGCGGTGTTCGGCTACCTGCTGGAGTGGGCCTTCTTCAGCTTCCTCTACCAGCGCGAGCACCTGCAGCAGGTGCTGATGACCTATGCGCTGATCCTCGTCTTCGAGGAGCTGCGCTCGATGCTGGTGGGCAACGACGTGCACGGCGTGCAGGCGCCTTCGTGGCTTGCCGGCGGCTTCAAGCTCGGCGAGCTGATGAGCTACCCCTGGTACCGCGTGTTCGCGTCGGTCGCCTGCATCGTGCTGGCGCTGGCCCTGTACGGCGTGGTCAACCGCACGCGGCTGGGCATGATGATCCGTGCCGGGGCGAGCAACCGCGACATGGTGCGTGGCCTGGGCATCGACATCCAGCGCCTGTATCGCATCGTCTTCGCCGGCGGCGTGGCGCTGGCGGCGCTGGCCGGCATGATCGCCGCGCCGCTGTCGTCGGTGTACCCGGGCATGGGCGGCAGCGTGCTGATCATCTGCTTCGTGGTGGTGGTGATCGGCGGCATCGGCTCGATCACCGGCGCACTGGTGGCCTCGCTGCTGGTGGGCTTCGTCGACACCTTCGGCAAGGTGTTCTTTGCCGAGTACAGCGGCATCGGCGTGTACCTGCTGATGGCGGTGATCCTCGTCTGGCGCCCCGAGGGCCTGATGAGGCGGAGCTTCTGA
- a CDS encoding branched-chain amino acid ABC transporter permease: MRPWIVPVAAALLLAALPAVLTPYTQDLVVKIAIYAVFALSLELLVGAAGLVSLGHAAFLGIGAYVTVMATGDGGGASALWLLPAAMGAAALYAAFVGALSLRTKGVYFIMVTLAFAQMAYFVFHDTKLGGGSDGIFLYSKPVIQFGQTVLLDLDRKPDLYYTVLAALVFTYALLGLINRSRFGHALAGIRVNEQRMRAAGYTTYGYKLAAFVIAGALAGLAGFLLAVKDGAVNPELLSWHESGAVLLMIILGGIGSLRGAVIGAMAFTLLKELFQSEALLGPLAGHWQLTLGLTIIAFVALLPKGLIGLKARLAGGAHA, encoded by the coding sequence ATGAGGCCCTGGATCGTGCCCGTCGCCGCTGCGCTGCTGCTCGCCGCGCTGCCTGCCGTGCTGACACCGTACACGCAGGACCTGGTGGTGAAGATCGCCATCTACGCCGTCTTCGCGCTCAGCCTCGAGTTGCTGGTGGGTGCAGCCGGCCTGGTCAGCCTGGGCCATGCCGCGTTCCTCGGCATCGGCGCCTACGTCACCGTGATGGCCACGGGCGACGGTGGCGGCGCCTCGGCGCTGTGGCTGCTGCCGGCCGCGATGGGCGCCGCGGCGCTCTACGCCGCCTTCGTCGGCGCGCTGAGCCTGCGCACCAAGGGCGTGTACTTCATCATGGTGACGCTGGCCTTCGCGCAGATGGCCTACTTCGTCTTCCACGACACCAAGCTCGGTGGCGGCAGCGACGGCATCTTTCTCTACAGCAAGCCGGTCATCCAGTTCGGCCAGACCGTGCTGCTCGACCTGGACCGCAAGCCCGACCTCTACTACACCGTGCTCGCTGCGCTGGTCTTCACCTACGCGCTGCTCGGGCTCATCAACCGATCGCGCTTCGGCCACGCGCTGGCCGGCATCCGCGTCAACGAGCAGCGCATGCGCGCCGCGGGCTACACCACCTACGGCTACAAGCTCGCCGCCTTCGTGATCGCCGGCGCGCTGGCGGGCCTGGCCGGCTTCCTGCTCGCGGTGAAGGACGGCGCGGTGAACCCCGAGCTGCTCTCCTGGCACGAATCGGGCGCGGTGCTGCTGATGATCATCCTCGGCGGCATCGGCAGCCTGCGCGGCGCGGTGATCGGCGCGATGGCCTTCACGCTGCTCAAGGAGCTCTTCCAGAGCGAGGCGCTGCTCGGCCCGCTGGCCGGGCATTGGCAGCTGACGCTGGGCCTGACCATCATCGCCTTCGTCGCGCTGCTGCCCAAGGGGCTGATCGGCCTGAAGGCGCGGCTGGCCGGAGGCGCGCATGCGTGA
- a CDS encoding ABC transporter ATP-binding protein → MRDPKTDATEPLLRSNLLTRRFGGLTAVNGVTLGFHVGEVHAVIGTNGAGKSTLINMLSGEMPATSGSIHFDGHDITDWPQPQRARAGIGRSYQRTTIFPEFSALENCRLCAQAALPRAWAVWEAAQGCEASLSTAREALASAGLSDDAQRSAGTLSHGGKRQLEIAMCLATKPRVLLLDEPLAGMGAEETDRMLALLAALKQTHAVLLVEHDMDAVFRIADRITVMVNGEVIASDAPAAIRSNRDVQTAYLGEGH, encoded by the coding sequence ATGCGTGATCCGAAGACCGATGCGACCGAGCCGTTGCTGCGCTCCAACCTGCTGACGCGCCGCTTCGGCGGGCTGACGGCCGTGAACGGCGTGACGCTCGGTTTCCACGTCGGCGAAGTGCATGCGGTGATCGGCACCAACGGCGCAGGCAAATCCACGCTGATCAACATGCTCTCGGGCGAGATGCCGGCCACGAGCGGCAGCATCCACTTCGACGGCCACGACATCACCGACTGGCCGCAGCCGCAGCGCGCACGCGCCGGCATCGGGCGCAGCTACCAGCGCACGACGATCTTCCCGGAGTTCAGCGCGCTGGAGAACTGCCGCCTGTGCGCGCAGGCCGCGCTGCCGCGCGCCTGGGCGGTGTGGGAAGCGGCGCAAGGCTGCGAGGCGAGCCTGTCGACCGCGCGCGAGGCCCTGGCCAGCGCGGGCTTGTCGGACGACGCGCAGCGCAGCGCCGGCACGCTCAGCCACGGCGGCAAGCGGCAGCTGGAAATCGCCATGTGCCTGGCGACGAAGCCGCGCGTGCTGCTGCTCGACGAGCCGCTGGCCGGCATGGGCGCGGAAGAGACCGACCGAATGCTGGCACTGCTGGCGGCGCTGAAGCAGACGCATGCCGTGCTGCTGGTCGAGCACGACATGGACGCGGTGTTCCGCATCGCCGACCGCATCACCGTGATGGTCAACGGCGAGGTGATCGCCAGCGACGCGCCGGCGGCGATCCGCAGCAACCGAGACGTGCAGACGGCGTATCTCGGCGAGGGGCATTGA
- a CDS encoding ABC transporter ATP-binding protein, which produces MLSIADLNTYYGQAHILRGAGLDLPAGTALGLLGRNGMGKTTLIRTLMGYVRPASGSVRWENREVTGWAPERMARLGIGYVPEGRGIFPNLSVRENLLMSARAGVDGKREWTEERVLATFPRLAERLGHGGQQLSGGEQQMLSIGRALMTNPTLMILDEATEGLAPLIVTEIWRVIGQIRATGISTLIVDRDYRKVLAHTDRAAVMEKGRIVLAGASDTLAADTEALSQTLGV; this is translated from the coding sequence ATGCTCTCCATCGCTGACCTGAATACCTACTACGGCCAGGCGCACATCCTGCGCGGTGCCGGCCTCGATCTGCCGGCCGGCACGGCGCTCGGCCTGCTCGGCCGCAACGGCATGGGCAAGACCACGCTGATCCGCACGCTGATGGGCTACGTGCGGCCGGCCTCCGGCAGCGTGCGCTGGGAGAACCGCGAGGTGACCGGCTGGGCGCCGGAACGCATGGCGCGGCTGGGCATCGGCTACGTGCCCGAAGGGCGCGGCATCTTCCCGAACCTGTCGGTGCGCGAGAACCTGCTGATGAGCGCGCGCGCCGGCGTCGACGGAAAGCGCGAGTGGACCGAGGAGCGCGTGCTCGCCACCTTCCCGCGCCTGGCCGAGCGGCTGGGCCACGGCGGGCAGCAGCTCTCCGGCGGCGAGCAGCAGATGCTGTCGATCGGCCGCGCGCTGATGACCAACCCGACGCTGATGATCCTCGACGAGGCCACCGAAGGCCTGGCGCCGCTGATCGTGACGGAGATCTGGCGCGTCATCGGGCAGATCCGCGCCACCGGCATCAGCACGCTGATCGTCGACCGCGACTACCGCAAGGTCCTGGCCCACACCGACCGCGCGGCGGTGATGGAAAAGGGCCGCATCGTGTTGGCCGGCGCGAGCGACACGCTCGCCGCCGACACAGAGGCCCTGTCGCAAACCCTCGGCGTGTGA
- a CDS encoding antibiotic biosynthesis monooxygenase: MILELADIRIPPGKQAEFDAAIVRGVTTVISQAKGFRGYKVNKGIESPERYILQIFWDTLENHTVDFRGGPLFPQWRAIVGPFFAQPPVVEHFELVGKSD, translated from the coding sequence ATGATCCTGGAACTCGCCGACATCCGCATCCCGCCCGGCAAGCAGGCCGAGTTCGACGCCGCCATCGTGCGCGGCGTCACCACCGTGATCAGCCAGGCCAAGGGGTTCCGCGGCTACAAGGTCAACAAGGGCATCGAGTCGCCCGAGCGCTACATCCTGCAGATCTTCTGGGACACGCTGGAGAACCACACGGTGGACTTCCGCGGCGGCCCGCTGTTCCCGCAGTGGCGCGCCATCGTCGGCCCCTTCTTCGCGCAGCCGCCGGTGGTGGAACATTTCGAGCTCGTGGGCAAGTCGGACTGA
- a CDS encoding DUF3857 domain-containing protein: MRFAISAAALLIALSALDTTHAQSAAAAPGDIPVKEVQLGAETFARAAPLPAWALPLAEIPATTRREPVVLRLAETQLLASDGRGVLINRAIQVNDTSSLASIGQFTIQFVPQYHRLRLHTVRLLRGSEVLDRMEQVQLRFLERESGLEGGVYSGAITAVMLLADVRVGDTLHIVYSIAGENPVFGAAYSDTASWDQVEPTELRRVSVLAPADRRLDWRMHGDHRTSRIRPTESTRGALRVLQFEERGLETVEPESHIPSDYVPLRFIQFTGYGDWGEVARWATTLFPGVTQLPPELAPVMERLRALPDPQARAAGALQWVQEEIRYFSVSLGESSHRPYPPAQVVQRRYGDCKDKTYLLVTMLRELGIEATPVLVALRSPKVPARLLPSPDVFDHVIARVELAGRSYYLDPTRLGQRGPLSRMGLPLEGAKGLPVRADTTDLITVSAPNALELATTEVHEVLTLEALDGDGRLDVRRSWNGAIAEVLRVAFGRLTIEQQRSQATADYERRYPGITLDGEPRIVDDLARNTFTLEAKYKLPKPAKELNGDWAVRFFPTNLAGAINLPQKMARKFPATVTTSPYQAQYQLIVNWPDNVSMVHDPATQRVDSALFRAQVQRSFRGNVATLNLQYTSLVDTVPAKDLAQLAQDVQKLERTLGGVIVVNRGAIKSGGLFGLGKTTLQQNLQARQETELRRLSTTIAEAKLSGEDLAEALCSRAETLADSGKAAQGLPDAQEAVRVAPAFGRAWQCRGNLLFGTGEYTKAVPDYTKALGLGHDAFMSYYKRGLARYYAGQYEAAAGDFAKAIESKQGNDESDGLYARLWQIWALQRAGAGLPPEIVDAARKGATGAWPRAALAMAVGALTPEQLIAEVERKQGDERELTLAEAWFYVGQHHRGRQDIEKAKQAYEKCRALGITMYIEHVAAGLELATLK; encoded by the coding sequence ATGAGGTTTGCAATCTCGGCGGCGGCACTGCTCATCGCACTGTCGGCCCTCGACACCACGCACGCGCAATCAGCTGCGGCGGCGCCGGGCGACATACCGGTCAAGGAGGTTCAACTCGGCGCCGAGACCTTCGCCCGTGCCGCACCGCTGCCTGCATGGGCGCTGCCGCTGGCCGAGATCCCGGCCACCACGCGCCGCGAGCCGGTGGTGCTTCGTCTGGCCGAAACGCAGTTGCTCGCTTCGGATGGGCGCGGCGTGCTGATCAACCGGGCCATCCAGGTCAACGACACGAGTTCATTGGCGTCGATCGGCCAGTTCACCATCCAGTTCGTTCCGCAGTACCACCGTCTGCGCCTGCACACCGTGCGCCTGCTGCGTGGCAGCGAGGTGCTGGATCGCATGGAGCAGGTGCAGTTGCGCTTCCTCGAGCGCGAATCGGGGCTGGAAGGCGGCGTCTACAGCGGCGCCATCACCGCCGTGATGCTGCTGGCTGACGTGCGCGTGGGCGATACGCTGCACATCGTCTACAGCATTGCCGGCGAGAACCCGGTGTTCGGTGCCGCCTACTCCGACACGGCAAGCTGGGACCAGGTGGAACCCACCGAGTTGCGCCGCGTGTCGGTGCTGGCGCCGGCCGACCGCCGGCTCGACTGGCGCATGCATGGCGACCATCGCACCAGCCGCATTCGCCCGACCGAATCGACTCGGGGCGCGCTGCGCGTGCTCCAGTTCGAGGAGCGCGGGCTGGAGACAGTCGAACCCGAATCGCACATCCCGTCCGACTACGTGCCGCTGCGTTTCATCCAGTTCACCGGCTATGGCGACTGGGGCGAAGTGGCGCGCTGGGCAACCACGCTGTTCCCGGGTGTCACCCAGCTGCCCCCCGAGCTCGCGCCGGTGATGGAGCGGCTGCGTGCCCTGCCTGACCCGCAGGCGCGGGCGGCCGGCGCGCTGCAGTGGGTCCAGGAAGAGATCCGTTACTTCAGCGTGTCGCTGGGAGAAAGTTCGCACCGCCCCTACCCGCCGGCGCAGGTGGTCCAGCGGCGCTACGGCGACTGCAAGGACAAGACCTACCTGCTGGTCACCATGCTGCGCGAACTGGGCATCGAGGCCACGCCGGTGCTCGTGGCCTTGCGAAGCCCGAAGGTCCCGGCGCGCCTGCTGCCCAGCCCTGACGTGTTTGACCACGTCATCGCACGCGTCGAGCTCGCTGGCCGCAGCTACTACCTGGACCCGACACGCCTGGGCCAGCGCGGCCCGCTTTCACGCATGGGCCTGCCCCTGGAGGGCGCCAAGGGGCTGCCGGTGCGCGCCGACACGACGGACCTGATCACCGTCTCGGCGCCGAATGCGCTGGAGCTGGCCACGACCGAGGTGCACGAAGTCCTCACACTCGAGGCGCTCGACGGCGACGGACGCCTGGACGTGCGGCGCTCGTGGAACGGCGCGATCGCCGAGGTGCTGCGCGTGGCGTTCGGCCGCCTCACCATCGAGCAGCAACGCTCTCAGGCAACGGCGGATTACGAACGGCGCTATCCCGGCATCACCCTCGACGGCGAGCCGCGCATCGTGGACGACCTGGCGCGCAATACGTTCACGCTGGAGGCGAAATACAAGTTGCCCAAGCCGGCCAAGGAGCTGAACGGCGACTGGGCAGTGCGCTTCTTCCCGACCAACCTGGCAGGCGCGATCAACCTGCCACAGAAGATGGCGCGCAAGTTCCCTGCCACAGTGACGACGAGCCCCTACCAGGCGCAGTACCAGTTGATCGTCAATTGGCCGGACAACGTGAGCATGGTGCACGACCCAGCCACCCAGCGCGTTGACAGCGCGCTCTTCCGCGCGCAGGTCCAGCGCAGTTTCCGCGGCAACGTGGCCACGCTGAACCTGCAGTACACGTCGCTGGTGGACACCGTGCCCGCCAAGGATCTGGCTCAGCTGGCGCAGGACGTGCAGAAGCTGGAACGGACCTTGGGCGGCGTCATCGTGGTGAACCGCGGCGCCATCAAGAGCGGCGGCCTGTTCGGCCTGGGCAAGACCACGCTGCAGCAGAACTTGCAGGCCCGACAGGAAACCGAGTTGCGCCGCCTGTCGACGACGATTGCCGAAGCCAAGCTGTCTGGTGAAGACCTGGCTGAGGCACTGTGCAGCCGCGCCGAGACGCTGGCCGACAGCGGCAAGGCAGCGCAGGGCCTGCCCGACGCGCAGGAGGCCGTGCGCGTGGCGCCAGCCTTCGGACGCGCCTGGCAGTGCCGCGGCAACCTGCTCTTCGGTACCGGCGAATACACGAAGGCCGTCCCTGACTACACCAAGGCCCTCGGGCTGGGCCATGACGCCTTCATGAGTTACTACAAGCGCGGCCTCGCGCGCTACTACGCCGGTCAGTACGAGGCGGCTGCCGGCGACTTCGCCAAGGCCATCGAGTCCAAGCAGGGCAATGACGAATCCGATGGTCTCTATGCCCGGCTATGGCAGATATGGGCACTGCAGCGTGCCGGCGCCGGCTTGCCGCCTGAAATCGTCGACGCCGCGCGCAAGGGTGCGACAGGCGCGTGGCCGCGTGCCGCTCTGGCCATGGCGGTGGGCGCGCTGACGCCCGAGCAATTGATCGCCGAGGTCGAGCGCAAGCAGGGCGACGAACGCGAGCTGACCTTGGCCGAAGCCTGGTTCTATGTCGGCCAGCACCACCGTGGCCGGCAGGACATCGAGAAGGCCAAACAGGCTTACGAAAAGTGCCGCGCGCTCGGCATCACGATGTACATCGAGCACGTTGCGGCCGGCCTCGAACTGGCCACCCTGAAGTAG
- a CDS encoding RidA family protein, with the protein MSPIFHMIAGAPDPVAPFSHAVEADGWVFLTGQMPFAGTSVDEPYPEGIEAQTHQVMKNLQAVLTGCDLTLANVLQVRIYLTRFEQDYAAMNTAYASWFPAGQRPARTCVGVTALAKGALIEIDMVARR; encoded by the coding sequence ATGAGTCCCATCTTCCACATGATCGCCGGCGCCCCCGACCCCGTGGCGCCCTTCAGCCATGCGGTCGAGGCCGACGGCTGGGTGTTCTTGACCGGGCAGATGCCGTTCGCCGGCACCTCGGTCGACGAGCCCTACCCCGAGGGCATCGAGGCGCAGACGCACCAGGTCATGAAGAACCTGCAGGCGGTACTGACGGGCTGTGACCTCACGCTGGCCAACGTGCTGCAGGTGCGCATCTACCTGACGCGCTTCGAGCAGGACTACGCCGCGATGAACACCGCCTACGCGAGCTGGTTCCCGGCCGGCCAGCGCCCGGCGCGCACCTGCGTGGGCGTCACCGCCCTGGCCAAGGGCGCGCTGATCGAGATCGACATGGTCGCGCGGCGCTGA
- a CDS encoding xanthine dehydrogenase family protein molybdopterin-binding subunit has translation MSTTVEAARYGSGKAVRRIEDPALVRGAGQFTDDLKRVGQTHLVFLRSPHAHAVIKSMDKSAALALPGVLAIYSGADLVAAGVKPMGNAVPFPRPDGKPGASATRYPIAVDRVRFVGEAVAAVIAESREAAMNGAEAVMVDFEDLPSVTDALQAIRPGAPVLCEQAPDNIASEMKHGDAAAADAAFKRAAHVVSLDIVNQRLAPASMEPRVVLAEPDAASGRLTVTLSSQMPTAVRDGIAAALPGLSKEQVRLRVGDVGGGFGMKTGLYPEDIVVAHAARTLGLPVKWCAQRLEEFSASSHGRDLVTKAELALDANGKVLALRTRSYANVGGYAMTVGVVIQLLIGPWVSTSVYDIPAISLHLTAVMTNTTPTGAYRGAGRPEAIYVIERLMDAAAREMKIDGAELRRRNMIRPDQMPYKNPMGQTYDVGQFEKMLDQGLALADWKGFEARRAASKAAGRLRGRGIATFLEWTGGNALSEVVTVNVLPEGIVELTVATMPMGQGINTSLAQLAVDVFGVPLDQIRVVHGDTDRANGFGSAGSRSLFTGGAAVQVASERTIEQAKNLAGEALEASSRDIEYRAGRFTIAGTDRGIGLFELAAKQPAARITAEGDATAGAPSWPNACHVCEVEVDPDTGAVEIAAYASVNDIGRVVSPTIVRGQIEGGAVQGIGQALCEAVAYDGDSGQLLTASFMDYALPHADGFRGFKTVFDTSVPCTTNLLGVKGVGELGTIGATPAVVNAVVDALAAAGLGRDAEKVQMPLTASTVWRALQRDFDRPDWV, from the coding sequence ATGAGCACGACCGTGGAAGCAGCCCGCTACGGCAGCGGCAAGGCGGTGCGCCGCATCGAGGACCCGGCGCTGGTGCGCGGGGCTGGGCAGTTCACCGACGACCTGAAGCGCGTGGGGCAGACGCACCTCGTCTTCCTGCGCTCGCCGCATGCGCATGCGGTGATCAAGAGCATGGACAAGAGCGCCGCGCTGGCGCTGCCGGGCGTGCTCGCCATCTACAGCGGCGCCGACCTGGTGGCCGCGGGCGTGAAGCCGATGGGCAACGCGGTGCCCTTCCCGCGGCCCGACGGCAAGCCGGGTGCGTCGGCGACGCGCTACCCCATCGCCGTCGACCGCGTGCGATTCGTCGGCGAGGCCGTCGCCGCGGTGATCGCCGAATCGCGCGAGGCGGCGATGAACGGCGCCGAGGCGGTGATGGTCGACTTCGAGGACCTGCCCTCGGTGACCGATGCGCTGCAGGCGATCCGCCCCGGCGCGCCGGTGCTGTGCGAGCAGGCGCCGGACAACATCGCCTCGGAAATGAAGCACGGCGATGCCGCGGCGGCCGATGCGGCCTTCAAGCGCGCTGCGCACGTGGTGTCGCTGGACATCGTCAACCAGCGCCTCGCGCCGGCCTCGATGGAGCCGCGTGTCGTGCTCGCCGAGCCCGACGCGGCCAGCGGGCGGCTCACCGTCACGCTGTCCAGCCAGATGCCCACGGCGGTGCGCGACGGCATCGCCGCGGCCTTGCCCGGCCTGAGCAAGGAGCAGGTGCGCCTGCGCGTCGGCGACGTCGGCGGCGGCTTCGGCATGAAGACCGGCCTGTACCCGGAAGACATCGTCGTCGCGCACGCCGCACGCACGCTCGGCCTGCCGGTCAAGTGGTGCGCGCAGCGGTTGGAGGAGTTCAGCGCCTCGTCGCACGGCCGCGACCTGGTCACCAAGGCCGAACTCGCGCTCGACGCGAACGGCAAGGTGCTCGCGCTGCGCACGCGCTCCTATGCCAACGTCGGCGGTTACGCGATGACGGTGGGCGTGGTCATCCAGCTGCTCATCGGGCCGTGGGTGTCGACCAGCGTCTACGACATCCCGGCGATCTCGCTGCACCTGACCGCGGTGATGACCAACACCACGCCCACCGGCGCTTACCGCGGTGCCGGGCGGCCCGAGGCGATCTACGTCATCGAGCGCCTGATGGACGCTGCCGCGCGCGAGATGAAGATCGACGGCGCCGAGCTGCGCCGCCGCAACATGATCCGCCCCGATCAGATGCCCTACAAAAACCCGATGGGGCAGACCTACGACGTCGGCCAGTTCGAGAAGATGCTCGACCAGGGCCTGGCGCTGGCCGACTGGAAGGGTTTCGAAGCGCGCCGAGCGGCATCGAAGGCTGCGGGCCGGCTGCGCGGCCGTGGCATCGCCACCTTCCTGGAGTGGACGGGCGGCAACGCGCTGTCCGAGGTGGTGACGGTGAACGTGCTGCCCGAAGGCATCGTCGAGCTGACGGTGGCCACCATGCCGATGGGGCAGGGCATCAACACCAGCCTGGCGCAGCTCGCGGTCGACGTGTTCGGCGTGCCCCTCGATCAGATCCGCGTTGTGCATGGCGACACCGACCGCGCCAACGGCTTCGGCAGCGCCGGTTCGCGCTCGCTGTTCACCGGCGGCGCGGCGGTGCAGGTGGCCTCGGAGCGCACCATCGAGCAGGCGAAGAACCTGGCCGGCGAGGCGCTCGAGGCCTCCTCGCGCGACATCGAGTACCGCGCCGGCCGCTTCACGATCGCCGGCACCGACCGCGGCATCGGCCTGTTCGAGCTGGCCGCGAAGCAGCCTGCCGCGCGCATCACTGCCGAGGGAGATGCGACGGCTGGCGCGCCGAGCTGGCCGAACGCCTGCCACGTCTGCGAAGTCGAGGTCGACCCCGACACCGGCGCGGTGGAGATCGCTGCCTACGCGTCGGTCAACGACATCGGCCGTGTCGTGAGCCCGACCATCGTGCGCGGGCAGATCGAAGGCGGCGCGGTGCAAGGCATCGGCCAGGCGCTGTGCGAGGCGGTGGCCTACGACGGCGACAGCGGCCAGTTGCTCACCGCCAGCTTCATGGACTACGCGCTGCCGCATGCCGACGGCTTCCGCGGCTTCAAGACCGTGTTCGACACCTCGGTGCCCTGCACCACCAACCTGCTGGGCGTGAAGGGCGTGGGCGAGCTCGGCACCATCGGCGCCACGCCGGCTGTGGTCAATGCGGTGGTCGATGCGCTGGCCGCTGCGGGCCTCGGGCGCGATGCCGAGAAGGTGCAGATGCCGCTGACCGCTTCGACGGTGTGGCGGGCGCTGCAGCGCGACTTCGATCGGCCGGACTGGGTTTGA